In the Tessaracoccus lacteus genome, CGCGGGATCGTCGTTTGCCTCGGAGCACGACGTCGCGACCGGCACCACGGCGTCGGTGCTCGCGACGACGGGCATGGGCGCCTGGGGCGTCGGCGAGGCGCTCGGGATCGACAACCTGTAGGTTCGTGACCCCGGACTCAGGAGGACCCATGGGCAGACGCAAGAAGCAGCGCGGCGCGCAGCGGCCCCGCCCCGAGGCGGACTACACGCTTCCCGTGGCGGCGAACGGCACCGTGATGGTGGACGTCAACGACGGGAGACGCGTCGCCTTCGGCCCTGCGGCCGACGAGACCGACGAAGATGCCCGCGCCAACCCCGTCTGCCACGTCTGCGGCCAGCCGGCCCGCCGCGTCGACTATGCGGAACTCGAGCAGTTCGACCCGACCGCCTTCGAGGACCTGCAGGACAACTTCACCGACGACGAGATCTTCACGTGCTGGATCTGCGAGGCGTGCGACAGGTTCGGGTTCCTGATCGGGCACCTCGACCACGACGACGACACCCCTGAGCCCAACGAGGATGACTACTTCGACCCCGAGCTGTCCTGCGCCGCCTGCGGGTCCTACGACGTGCTCGTCGGCGACCCGGCCATGGCGATGAAGCAGGACCGGCCCGGCTTCCTTGCAGCCAGGAAGGAGTTCGGCCCGGCCGCGCTCCTCAATGGCGAGGCCGTCTGGTGCCAGCGATGCGGGGTGATCGGCTACAACCCCGGCCCCGCGGACGGGTTCAGCATCTATGGCGGCCCCGTCGACGGCGCCTGGGCTAGACCGTGACGCTCACCCCCAGACGATGAACCCGGCGCGGGCGGCCGTGAATCCGCGACCGTCGTCGTCGAGGCACGTGATGCCGGTGGAGCGCGACGAGCACGTCAGCGACTCCACCGTCAGCGACTGGCCGTACTCGAGCACCCTGTCCCCGCCGTAGAACGGCCGCCCCTCGGTGCAGCCGGTGGCGGCACCACGGTCGGGCGAGAACGCGACGACGGGGGAATCCGGGCAGTCCCGCAGGTTCGCGACGGGGGCGTCCGACTGGCAGGCCGCAGCGGGCTGAGCCTCGAACGTGTCGATGGCGCAGTGCAGGTTCCCGCTGGGACTGACGAAATAGTACGTGCCGCTCTCGGCGTCCTGGAAGCGCCCACGCGACACCGGGGTGCCGCCGGATCGGGGAGGGGTCGGGCTTGGGGCGGCCGACGGGGTGTCCGGCGACCCGGTATCGGTCGGGACGGGCCCCTCCCAGGACTGCGTGGCAGGAGGCGGAGACGCGGTGGTCGCCACGGACCCGGGAGTGCGGGACGGTGTCGAGCAGCCGACGAGTAGGGCGCATGCCACCACCGCGATGGTGATGATGATGCGTCGCACGCTCATGCGCCGATTGTGCCTCCACCCCGTCGCACTCCCGGGCGACCCGCCACCGAAACAGCGCTGTTGCTCGCCAGAATCAGCGCCATGCCCAGCCACTCGTGGACCTCCAGCGCCTGGCCGAGCAGCAGCCACCCGGCCAGCGCGGCCCACACCGGGCTGACGCTCGACAGCGTGCCGAACAGCTCGGCGGGCACCCGACGGAGCGCTACCAGATCCGCCACGTACGGCACCACCGACGACAGGACGCCGCAGCTGACGGCAAGGAGGATCGCCGCAGGTGTCGGCGGGTGCAGCACGAACCACACCGCGGCGACGGGGAGCCACACCAGCGCCGTGACCAGGCTCGCGGCCGCGGTGCCCTCGAGCCCGGGCAGCCGCTGGCCGACGCTGCGGTTGAGCAAGATGTAGCAGGCCCACGCGGCCGCGGCCGTCAGCCCGAGGGCGACGCCGAGGAGGTCCGTCGTCGGCCCGGGCCGAGTCATCACGACCACCCCCGCGGCTGCGAGCAGCGCGCAGGCCAGGTCGATCCGACGCCGCGATCCGAGCAGCGCGACGGTCAACGGCCCGAGGAACTCGAGGGTGACGGCCAGCGCCAGGCCGATCCGGTCCACGGCCAGGTACAGGGACAGGTTCATCACGCTGAACACCGCCACCAGGCCGAGCACCGGCCCCCACTGTGCGCGAGTCAGTGCGCGCAGTCGGGGCCTGACAAGAGGGACGAGCACCGCGGCGGTGGTCAGCTGGCGGATCGCGACGACGCCCACGGCCCCGATGACCGGGAATGCGTGCGCCCCTGCGGCCGCGCCCACCTGGTTCGACGCCGAGCCGCCGACGAGGGCCGCGATGCCGGCGGCGCGCTGGCGGGAGCTGGCGGTCGCGGCGGCGATCGGGGCCGCCACGGCGGGGGCGGTGGTCGTGGTCACGCGAGAACCGTACGGCCGTGTATCCCATTAGTGAAGTGCATGATTCGTGGGAGCCATACGCTGTGGTTATGGAATGGACTCTGAGGGAGCTGCGGTTCCTGGCCGAGGTCGTGGACGCCGGCACCTTCACCGACGCGGCGGCGCGACTGCACGTCTCCCAGGCGGCCGTCTCGCGCACCATCGCCGGCCTCGAACGGGCCCTCGGGGAGCGGCTGGTCCGGCGGCTCCCGCGTGGTGTCGAGTTGACCGGCGCCGGCCAGCGGCTCCTGCCACAGGCGAGGCGCGTGCTCGCCGAGGCCGACCGCTTCACCGAGTTCGTCGCCACCCGCCACTCGACACTGCGGCTCGGCTACGCCTGGGCCGCGCTCGGCAGCCACACCGCGAAGCTCCAGCGGGGCTGGTCCCGCGACGACATCGACCTCGAGCTCGTGCGGGTCAACACCCCCTCGTCCGGGCTCGTCGAGGGCCTCACCGACGTGGCCGTCACGCGGGTCGCCGTCGACGAGAGGAGGTTCGACTCGGTGGTCGTCGGGCTGGAGCGGAGGCTCGTCGCGTTCGCCTCCGACGACGCGCAGTGGTCGCGACGACGGCAGGTGACGATGGGGGAGATCGCCGAGCGTACCGTCGTGATCGACCCGCGGGTCGGCACCACGGGACCCCTCCTGTGGCCGGGGCGTGAGCCGCGCTTCATCGAGACCTACGAGGTCGACAGCTGGCTCGACGCCATCGCCGCCGGACGGGGCGTCGGCACCACGGCCGAGGCGACGGCCCACCACCACCCACGCCCCGGCGTCGCCTACCGGCCCATCAAGGACGCCTCCCGGATCCCCGTCCGGCTGGCCTGGTGGCGCGGCGACCCGCCGCCCGGGCTCCGCGACCTGGTCCAAGCCGTCACCGCTCTCTACGCCTCCTGACGGCTCACGTGCCTCGGCCCCTTTGCCCCTGAGGCCCTGTGCTTGACTACGCCCTATGCCCTTCGACTACACCGCCATCGACCTCGAGACCGCCAACCCCTTCCGGGGCTCGCCGTGCTCCGTCGGGCTGGTGAAGGTCCGCGGAGGCGTCACGGTCGACGAGCGGCACTGGCTGATGCGCCCGCCGGCGGGGCACGACGAGTTCAGCTCCTGGAACGTGCGGGTGCACGGCATAAGCGCGGGCTCCGTGGCCCGCCTGCCACGGTGGCGCGACTTCCTCCCGCGCGTCGTGGACTTCATCGACGGCGACGTGCTCGTCGCGCACAACGCGTCGTTCGACGCCAGCGTGCTGTGCCAGGCCTGCGAGGTCGACGGGCTGGAGACCCCCGACCTGGAGTACGTCTGCACCAGGGACATGGCGAAGGAGCTGTGGCCGCTGTCCGACTACAAGCTGCCGACCGTGATGAAGGCGGTCGGCAAGGTGATGGTCGGGCACCACGATGCTCTGGCCGACGCCCGCGCGGTGGTCGCGGTGGTCGACGGTATGCGGCGGCAGCTGCAGCACGTGGGCAGCCTGCGGGAACTGGCGGGGGCGCTCGACGTCCAGGTCAAGGAGCTGCGCAGGGCGCGCCTCCGCGTGCGCTGACGGGCCGGACCTCCGTCACCCGGCCGCCGGTCGCACGGGCTGGCGCAGGATGGTCCGCAGCTTCTCCGGCGCGACGCGTCGGGGGTCGCTCAGGTAGATCTCGTGGTGCGGGCCGTTGAACGTGACGCCGAGAGCCGGCATGACCTCGTCGTGCAGGCGCGCCAGCGTCGGGGCCTCGTCGTCGTAGCTGCCGACGTGCAGGATCTGCAGTGCCCTGCCCTCGTGCAGTTCGAGCAGCCGTGCCGCAGGGAGGTCGGGCTTCTTGGCCGCGGCCTTCTTCAGCCCGACCGCCACGTCCTCGTGGCTCACGGCGTCGACTAGTGGGATCAGCATCGTCCAGTCCCAGTCGTCCTTGCGCCCAGCGGCGAACGAGGCGGGGTCATCGCTCGACCACAGTCCCTCGAGCGGCCCGACGACGAAGTCGTCGCCGGTGCGCGCCCGAAACGCGAACTTCACGCCGTAGGCCGTGGCGTAGAGCGCCTCGACGGCTGACGCGTAGGAGTCGGTGGTGTTGGGGTCGCCGTGGCCGTCGACGGCGAGGTAGCGGGTGGGGCGCACGTCCACCTCGGAGAACTCCGCGGTGCCCGCCCGGTACAGGGGACCTTTCTTCACGTCGTGCTTCACCGTCCGAGGATCCCACGGCCCGGGTGTCCAACGGCCGGATCCGGTAGCGTTCTCGACGCCCGACCGCGCGAAAGGGAAGCACCGTGAACGGTGACATGTGGATCAACGTCGTCTGGACCGCCACGCTGCTCATCGACCTGGTGATCCGCATCGTGCTCCTGATGGTGGTGCCGCGCAACCGCAAGCCGACGTCCGCGATGGCCTGGCTGCTGGCGATCATGCTGATCCCGTACCTGGGGACCATCCTGTTCCTCCTTATCGGCTTCTACCATCTGCCGAAGCGTCGTCGCGACGAGCAGAAGCTCGTCGACCGACTGCTCGCGGAGCACGCGGCCGACGTGCCCATCGCCGACCCGGGGTGGCCGCGCTGGTTCCAGCGCGTCGTCGAGCAGAACCGTGCCCTCACGCACCTGCCGGCGGTCGCCGGCAACTCCGCCGTGCTTATCACGGACTACCGGGAGCAGCTCGACGCGATGACGCGCGAGATCGAGAAGGCCACCAGGTTCGTGCACGTCGAGTTCTACATCGCCTCCCTCGACGACACCACGCGCGGTTTCTTCGAGGCCATGGAGAACGCGGTCAAGCGTGGCGTCACAGTGCGCCTGCTGACCGACCACATCGCGTCGCGCAAGCTTCCCGGCGCCAAGCACATGCTGGCCGAGCTCGACCGGATGGGCGTGCAGTGGGCCTGGATGCTGCCCGTGCAGCCGCTGAAGGGCAAGTACCAGCGCCCCGACCTGCGCAATCACCGCAAGCTGTTGGTCGTCGACGGCACCGTCGCTTTCATCGGGTCGCAGAATCTCATCGACCGCACCTACAACTCGAAGAAGAACCACCGTCGCGGCCTCAAATGGGTCGAGCTCGTGGCGCGCGTCGAGGGCCCGACCGTCGCGGCCATCGACGCGGTCTTCTTCACCGACTGGCTCGCCGAGACCGGCGAGGAGCTCATCAGCGAGCACATCGACGCGCCCGAGGTGCCCGCCCAGCCGCAGGACCTGCTCTGCCAGATCGTGCCCAGCGGGCCCGGCTACGAGACCGAGAACAACCTACGGCTGTTCCTCTCGCTGATCCACGGCGCCACCGAGCGGGTCATCATCACCAGCCCGTACTTCGTTCCCGACGAGGCCATGCTCTACGCCATGACCATCGCCAAGCAGCGCGGGCTGGACGTGCAGCTGTTCGTCTCCGAGATCGGCGACCAGGCCATGGTGTTCCACGCGCAGCGCTCCTACTACGAGGAACTGCTCGTCGCCGGCGTGCGGATCTTCCTCTACCCGGGCCCGTACATCCTCCACTCGAAGTTCTTCTCGGTCGACGATGACATTGCCGTCATCGGGTCATCGAACATGGACATCCGCTCGTTCACGCTCAACTGCGAGGTGTCGATGATGGTCCGCGGCGAGTCGTTCGTCGCCGACATGCGCGCGGTCGAGGCCCGGTACCGCGAGATCAGCCGCGAGCTGACGCTGGAGGACTGGCGCAAGGAGCCGCTCCGTCGGACGTTCTGGGACGGCATCGCGCGCCTCGCGTCGGCGCTCAACTGACGTTCACCGGGTTTGTCCTCTCGCTTCGCTCGAGGCACCTCGACAAGCTCGGCGACCCGGGTCCTTGAGCACTTCGACAGGCTCAGCACAGGCCCTGTCGAAAGGCCCTGAGCACTTCGACAGGCTCAGCACAGGCCTTGTCGAAGGGGTTCACCCTGGCCCGATCGTGGTCGGGTTTGTCCTCTCGCTTCGCTCGAGGCACCTCGACAAGCTCGGCGACCCGGGTCCTTGAGCACTTCGACAGGCTCAGCACAGGCCCTGTCGAAAGGCCCTGAGCACTTCGACAGGCTCAGCACAGGCCTTGTCGAAGGGGTTCACCCTGGCCCGATCGTGGCCGGGTCTGACCCCTCGCTTCCCTCGGGGCACCTCGACAAGCTCGGCGACCCGGTTGAGGCTCGGCGACCCGGTTGAGGCTCGGCGACCCGGTTGAGGCTCGGCGACCCGGTTGAGGCTCGGCGACCCGGTTGAGGCTCGGCGGCGCGGTTGAGGGCGCGCAGGGGGGAGCCCCGGCCTTGCTACGGTGACCCGCATGAGAAGTGCGAAGCGGCTAACCGTCGCCTGCCTTGTCAGCGTCGCGCTGGCCGCCTCGACGCTCACCGCGGTCGCGGAGGATGTGCCGAGCCCGGCACCCGACGCCCAGGCGAGCTCGTCCCCGGGCCCCAGCGCAGAGCTCAGCGCCGCACCGTCGGAGTCCGCAGCTCCGCCGGCCCCGCCGTCGGCGAGCGCCTCCCCGAGTGAGGCCCCCGAGCCGGTCGAACCGACGCAGGTTCCGACCGCGGC is a window encoding:
- a CDS encoding EamA family transporter is translated as MTTTTAPAVAAPIAAATASSRQRAAGIAALVGGSASNQVGAAAGAHAFPVIGAVGVVAIRQLTTAAVLVPLVRPRLRALTRAQWGPVLGLVAVFSVMNLSLYLAVDRIGLALAVTLEFLGPLTVALLGSRRRIDLACALLAAAGVVVMTRPGPTTDLLGVALGLTAAAAWACYILLNRSVGQRLPGLEGTAAASLVTALVWLPVAAVWFVLHPPTPAAILLAVSCGVLSSVVPYVADLVALRRVPAELFGTLSSVSPVWAALAGWLLLGQALEVHEWLGMALILASNSAVSVAGRPGVRRGGGTIGA
- a CDS encoding 3'-5' exonuclease, whose translation is MPFDYTAIDLETANPFRGSPCSVGLVKVRGGVTVDERHWLMRPPAGHDEFSSWNVRVHGISAGSVARLPRWRDFLPRVVDFIDGDVLVAHNASFDASVLCQACEVDGLETPDLEYVCTRDMAKELWPLSDYKLPTVMKAVGKVMVGHHDALADARAVVAVVDGMRRQLQHVGSLRELAGALDVQVKELRRARLRVR
- a CDS encoding GyrI-like domain-containing protein — translated: MKKGPLYRAGTAEFSEVDVRPTRYLAVDGHGDPNTTDSYASAVEALYATAYGVKFAFRARTGDDFVVGPLEGLWSSDDPASFAAGRKDDWDWTMLIPLVDAVSHEDVAVGLKKAAAKKPDLPAARLLELHEGRALQILHVGSYDDEAPTLARLHDEVMPALGVTFNGPHHEIYLSDPRRVAPEKLRTILRQPVRPAAG
- a CDS encoding LysR family transcriptional regulator translates to MEWTLRELRFLAEVVDAGTFTDAAARLHVSQAAVSRTIAGLERALGERLVRRLPRGVELTGAGQRLLPQARRVLAEADRFTEFVATRHSTLRLGYAWAALGSHTAKLQRGWSRDDIDLELVRVNTPSSGLVEGLTDVAVTRVAVDERRFDSVVVGLERRLVAFASDDAQWSRRRQVTMGEIAERTVVIDPRVGTTGPLLWPGREPRFIETYEVDSWLDAIAAGRGVGTTAEATAHHHPRPGVAYRPIKDASRIPVRLAWWRGDPPPGLRDLVQAVTALYAS
- the cls gene encoding cardiolipin synthase; translation: MNGDMWINVVWTATLLIDLVIRIVLLMVVPRNRKPTSAMAWLLAIMLIPYLGTILFLLIGFYHLPKRRRDEQKLVDRLLAEHAADVPIADPGWPRWFQRVVEQNRALTHLPAVAGNSAVLITDYREQLDAMTREIEKATRFVHVEFYIASLDDTTRGFFEAMENAVKRGVTVRLLTDHIASRKLPGAKHMLAELDRMGVQWAWMLPVQPLKGKYQRPDLRNHRKLLVVDGTVAFIGSQNLIDRTYNSKKNHRRGLKWVELVARVEGPTVAAIDAVFFTDWLAETGEELISEHIDAPEVPAQPQDLLCQIVPSGPGYETENNLRLFLSLIHGATERVIITSPYFVPDEAMLYAMTIAKQRGLDVQLFVSEIGDQAMVFHAQRSYYEELLVAGVRIFLYPGPYILHSKFFSVDDDIAVIGSSNMDIRSFTLNCEVSMMVRGESFVADMRAVEARYREISRELTLEDWRKEPLRRTFWDGIARLASALN